From a single Oreochromis niloticus isolate F11D_XX linkage group LG3, O_niloticus_UMD_NMBU, whole genome shotgun sequence genomic region:
- the LOC112844123 gene encoding uncharacterized protein LOC112844123, translating to MSAVTASLCSTLLFVGLFVFVSAEQKNITAESGQKVILPCRTPNNSTITFVKWSKTGLGEDYVLLYRDGHFDPANQHPSFQNRVDLQDRQMKDGNVSLILKNVMINDTGTYECRVIMSGTKNAPSIITLSVVDPPGQTGGHTEDGGKKDGGKEAEGKEAGSVGLKVGLSVCALLLVAAVVFLIYKKHKQQQNQDSYQPPADQQPA from the exons ATGTCTGCTGTGACTGCGTCGCTCTGCTCGACTTTGCTGTTTGTCGGCCTCTTcgtgtttgtctctgcag agcagaaaaacatcacagctgagtctggacagaagGTCATTCTCCCATGTCGAACTCCAAACAACAGCACAATCACATTTGTAAAGTGGAGCAAAACTGGCCTGGGAGAAGATTATGTCCTATTGTACCGAGATGGACACTTTGATCCAgccaaccagcatccatcttttcagaaccgggtggatctgcaggacagacagatgaaggatggaaacgtgtctctgattctgaagaatgtgatgattaatgacactggaacatacgagtgtcgtgtcATCATGAGTGGAACAAAAAATGCCCCCAGCATCATCACActgagtgttgttgatcctccag gtcagacaggaggacacacagaggatggaggaAAGAAGGACGGAGGGAAGGAAGCTGAAGGGAAGGAGGCAGGATCTGTTGGACTGAAAGTTGGTCTGTCTGTTTGTGCCTTGcttcttgttgctgctgttgtttttttgatctacaaaaaacataaacaacaacagaatCAGGATTCATACCAGCCTCCAGCTGATCAGCAGCCTGCTTGA